The segment atcaacaacaaaataaaaaatgttgtagAAACACAATTAAGAACATATTATATATAAGTAGCAATATTTTGGacaatgtttagttttttatatattaattttatttgaacttacaaaaataaagaacgTGCCTACGTCATATCTTCGCGTCGGTGTTGTCGTTTGGATCGTTAGACTTGAAGAGAAAGTGGTAAGTAATTACCTTTACtattttagtctaaaatatgtcaCGATTGATGGTTCTTTAAATCTAttagatttataaatatatatatatatttcttttacttgatgttttaacatttgcaGTCTTAGTAAACAAGCAACCCCATCGTTTCTGACTAGTTACATTCATCGGCTAACGGTGGTTGGAAATAAAAACTCGGTTTTAAAGCATTGTTTGCCTCAATGCTTCTCTATTTGTGCTGTAGCTGTCATGGTGTTGTTTCCGAACTCACtcactgaggaagaggaggctcTACATAAGAAGTATGCGAAACTTAAGAAAAAGGTAACCTGGTGGTTTAAATCTTCTTCTATATAATGTTAGCATCAGACGTGTTAATAAAAGCCACTAATGTGCACTTAATTTTGCTCTAGGCAAAGCTGAAATGagtaataatttataataaaactGTGTCCGAATCAGTGagtcttttatttttcctctgtgGGGAAATTTCATAGCATGAGCAGCAAAGTGTGTTGCATTCTCTAAGCAGTTCCTGCCAGGATCCAGTGCTGCTACAGTAAGGGTTTTAGGGATTTCACTGCTGACTGTCATTGCAGAAAAAGGCTCTTCTTGCATTGAAGAAGCAGAGTTCGACCAACCAAACCACCCAGAGCGGCTTGAAACGAAGTAAGTGCATTTGGTGGATCTTAGTAGATTTATTGCTAAATCGGAATGAGCTTTTTTTCAACCAAGTTGGTGCACACAAAGGGGGACTCTAACTTATGTTGTACTTTACACTcattgaagacattttaaatataaagaaattgggggatttttttattgtgtataTGCATATATTTAGAAGAAAAGGTTGAATTATTACAAattcttactttttttaaacatggatGCTAACTTTATTTGTATTAGCAGATCCTCTTCTTTCCAAACCCTGACTTGTACATTTAAAGGCACATAGATCCTTTTAAGTATTGTGACAACAGAGCAAGCTTTAATCTCATAATCTAAACAAGTTTTTTAAGTACACATTTATTGTACCGGCAAGAAAGGTAGACCTCTCTGAGCAATAATATCTTTCTGCTCGGATTGTGTTTTGTCATGCTGAGATAACTTGCAGCAGTTACCATGGATTACTTGCGCATGTGCATTGCGGTGCTTAAGGGCAGTAGTTCCCACCCATGGTCCTAGGAGACCCACTATCCTGCATGTTGTAGGTGTCTTCTTGCTGCCACACACCTAACTTAAATTAATGGCTGCAGAGGAGGTCACAAAATCATTTGAATCAAGTGAGCTGGAAAAGTGATGTGCATTGTAAGGGACCAGACTTAAATAAGGACAAAAGGTGTTACAAACATTAGAAAAACGTCAATTTAATAATGTGAAAATGCATTAGCAAAGCTACTGAAAAGTAGCAAAGCTACTGAAAAGCAGTCTAAAAAAAATGAgtagggagagaaaaaaaaagtgtgtggcCCCCACCTGCAAAACCATTCCTGATCTTTGGGTTGTCTCATTGTTTCCCTTTTTGTCCACCTGTTGTTAATTTCAATAACATCAAAACAGCTGACAACGATTTACCCCCTCTTTtactgaactgaccagatcaTTATTCCAGAAGTTTAACTGACTTGCTATTATAATGTgagtaaaaagtgtttctgttcattctttgtttttgagCGCCGTATAACGAGGCCTTAGAGAAGAAAGtaattgtaaatgttttaatgctAATCAAATAGCACATTATATTCCACaatctttttttgtcacagccCTGTCGGACCAACCTGTTGTTGATACTGCAACTGCGACAGAGCAAGCTAAAATGCTCATCAAGTCTGGAGCCATCAGCGCCATTAAATCTGAGACCAAGAACTCCGGCTTCAAACGCTCCCGAATGCTAGAGATCAAACTTAAGGTACTGTGTGATTAAATCCAGCGCTGTTAAAAATGATTTATCCCCtttcagatttcttctgtttttgcttttttgggaAAACTTACATgttttagatcaggggtcaccaacaggGTGCCCCAGAGGACCACATGCGGTTTCCACGACCCTGTTCTAAagaaaaaagcacaatccaccagtgagctgcatctaaaactttaattttattaaattttatttactcttcttgtttattcacacttgcatttatatagctTTAGACATGACAAtttctataacaaagcatgaaaccaGATCGTGATCTGATTTGCCAAAAGGAGGTCTGGCTATAGAGATGTATGAGTTTTGCTTTCTCTAGTAGAGCAGGTGACACACTGCTAAAGTTGGAAGTGTAGCAACAGAGAGTGAAGCGTCATTCAAATTCCCAGATATTGCCAGAAAAGCATTGGGATGTTGTGTCTGTAGCTTATCCACAACTTTGCTGATGACATGACATGATGTGTCAGCAACAGCTGATGGTGGACCGTAGAATGTTGTAAAAGTAACACTGGAGAAGTCTCTGGGTAAATAATATGGACAAAAACTAAGTGGTAACACTTGGATATCCGGGCTGCAGAGGCGAAACTTCACAGTCACATGTCCCGGGTGACACCATCTGTTTTTCACCAGCACCGCCAATCCACCACCTTTGCTCTTGCCACTCTTCTTTAAATCTGCTCGTAAGGTCAGAAAGCATGGCAGAGAGAGACACTAGAGACAGGGATATGatcctgcagccatgtttcaGTGAAACACCCGGTATTCTGCCTGTGTCTTTGTTAAAGCTTGGGAATCATCAAACTTCTTTTCCTGCATATCTCATATTGCCCATAACGATCAATGGATGAGAAGGCTTTGATTTCCTCCTTCTCTATCATCTTCTTGCCCCTGCCCCCATCCTCTGTGCCTCCCTTTCAGCTCATCTGGGATTTGGGGACGTAGCTGAagtattatttcagcttttgagATGTTAATCGGGAGCTCCTGGTTGTACAAAACCAACCGCTTGCTATGGTTACAAATCATAGCAAATGTCCCAAAAGTGACACAAAAAGCAGCGCAGCATCCAACACCAGTGgagaaaactgttaaaaaagtgGCCTTGGTCCACAAAAAGAATTAATTTAAGTTCTTTATaagtaatttcaaaataaaaacaacagagctACTCCAACATGCAGCCACCTTGAGCAGTGCAGTAGAGTTAGAAGAATTGGTTTTGATTAAAGAGTGCAACACACTTCCTTTTTCATCTGGTTggcttacttttttttttttcttctgttatattttatttttccacttcATCAGGACCCAGAAAAAGGTCCAGCTCCTGCTTTCCTACCTTTCCAAAGGAGTGTCTCTGCAGACGATGATCAACCTGAGGTATTAACGAAGTATTACTTCTTCATTACGTTTAACCCCTTTTCTGTAATCGTTACAGACTTGCTTGTCTCTCGAGGGTTAATATGTTTTCAGAGAAATTATCTGGTTCCTATTCTGAAGTTCCTTTTGTGTCATTTGTTCTAGTCTGGAAAGAGAGCTCAGAGGAAGTCCCTGTACGAAAGGTAATGACCCAAACAGCTGAAAACAATTGAGCCTCTGAAAGTGTCCCGCTATGGGTCTGACAGTTTTATTTGTGCATCCCTGCAGCTTCGTTAGTTCAAGCGACCGATACCGGGATGAAGATGAAGGAAGCAGCATGTCATCCAGCCGCGAAATGGACCGAGACAGGGACAGGGACAGAGACCTGGATAGGGAGtgggacagagacagagacagggatCGGGATCGAGATCGAGACAGGGAAAGGGACAGAGGCCGAGACAGAGACCGAGACCGAGACAGGgatagagaaagagaaagacacGGAGATCGAAGCAGAGACAGAGACCAGGACCGGGACCGGGATCGGGAccgagacagagacagagacagagatgcACCTTTCAGAAGTGAGTAGCCTTTCAGAGATGTTTAATGGTTTACTCTATTGTAATGTCATGATATTTGAGTCGTCATAAGTCTCTTACCACAGTCAGATGTGCACTATTGTGCCACAAGTATTGGGTCACCTgaccttaaaggtatactatgcaaccggggttgattttccagcgaggctccccccagagggcgaaagtaaaagtgcactgtcataaagatgctcagctgttctggtttctccatcaagccaggcgcggttgttttgagcttagcagacaggcgaacgcaacgaaaagtcgaaaaaacggcagtacaaacaatgactaacacagtgaaggtatgaacatgcagagagagagagagaaaccattccaatgttacttacaatcgcatgagcagaaacgcgaggtccgcgtcagccttgcagccttctttttcttttagctctcgccatttggaaaaagcttgcccgatgttcacccatGTACGACTactctctctgtccagaacccttttcctctttcttgcctgctccgacatgggcttttgctgttttctcactggttccgccatgataactgcacgaATATCACCACTGCCCTAGCAACGAGCACGCCTTTCAtcgggggcgtgtagcagttcttgccgactctcgcgatgcacgagacttctgagcctgtgtgtgcgggacgagggctcctgcaattgcaagtacggtatttcccccacagaccaccagggcggccgagaaaacctttgttcgacctgaaatgactaatttaatcatccaaaacggtatggaacacattaattaactgaaaaatgttgcatagtatgcctttaaacactCGTGAACTTTATTGACACCATGTCTTGATGCATGGACGTTAATATGGACTTCGTGCCATCCCCTGCACTCATCACAGCTGGTGTATTTATAGGGATATTCGAACATTCTGCAAGGATAGAATTTGTGAGGTCAAACGctgatgttggacaagaagTTCTGGCTCCCAGTCTCCTGTCTTATCCATCTGAAAGGGGTTGATATCAGGGCTCCTAGAACTCCACGCTCACCTGTTGATGTccttatggaccttgctttgtgcactggtgtACAGCCATGTCTGGACTGGAAAGGGTCGTCCTCAAATTggtgcctcttttttttttttttttttttcatggcatGACGTTTTCTAAAATGTCTCTTAATGCCgaagcattcagagttcctttcactggaactaaggggtTTAAGCCAACCCCTGAAAAGCAACCCCAGGCCATCATGTTCCCTCCACCAATCTTCTCTCTTGGCAAAAAGCAGTCAGACAAGCGCAAATCACTTGGCAAACGTGATTGCACGCTTTGCATCACTGCGTTGAAGCGTTGTATTTTAGGGCTTGGATGTAGCTGTTAGGCTATCAAAATCTGTTCCATTCAGCTCTctatgtgctgtttttttttttagctaatttGAAGACCAGgtgaagtttggaggtctgcAGCGATTGACTCTGCAGACCATTGGTGCTTTCTGCACAATGTGGCCTTCTCAGCACGTGCTTTCCCTACTCTGGGATTTTACATGCCCTGACTCTCCGTCGATATGTTCTGTTATTCCAAGTTGCTTGTTGTTCGATGAGGAATGTGAAGTAGCCATGGAAGTTGACAAATTGACTTTTATTGAACCACCCTGGGGTTCACTGACCTCCTGAGAGTAACCCGTGTAGAAATAGTCTGCGTGCCTTGGTGCAGGATTTTATTCTTCTATGTCATGGAAGTGATTAGAGCTCCTCAA is part of the Fundulus heteroclitus isolate FHET01 chromosome 13, MU-UCD_Fhet_4.1, whole genome shotgun sequence genome and harbors:
- the nelfe gene encoding negative elongation factor E, with protein sequence MVLFPNSLTEEEEALHKKYAKLKKKKKALLALKKQSSTNQTTQSGLKRTLSDQPVVDTATATEQAKMLIKSGAISAIKSETKNSGFKRSRMLEIKLKDPEKGPAPAFLPFQRSVSADDDQPESGKRAQRKSLYESFVSSSDRYRDEDEGSSMSSSREMDRDRDRDRDLDREWDRDRDRDRDRDRDRERDRGRDRDRDRDRDRERERHGDRSRDRDQDRDRDRDRDRDRDRDAPFRRSDSYPERRSLRKGNTVYVYGSGLVEDSLRSAFSQHGNIIDLSMDNPRNCAFITFEKMESADQAVAELNGAVVGDVHIKVSIARKQPMLDAATGKSVWASLAVQNSTKGSYRDKRNQVVYSEDFL